The Helianthus annuus cultivar XRQ/B chromosome 16, HanXRQr2.0-SUNRISE, whole genome shotgun sequence genome includes a window with the following:
- the LOC110918363 gene encoding GDT1-like protein 4, with protein sequence MKPHLNYGFLILFLFLTASRLYAQDVAGDNDDEDSTGSIIDLGRRSKVVVEKLKNNVIGDKIDPKAVLNLDSGLGVFDAFFASFSMILVSEIGDETFIIAALMAMRHPKSIVLSGALSALFVMTILSTGLGRIVPNLISRKHTNSAATVLYAFFGLRLLYIAWRSDSKASQKKEMEEVEEKLESGQGKTAARRFFSRFCTPIFLESFILTFLAEWGDRSQIATIALATHKNALGVAVGATIGHTICTSVAVIGGSMLASKISQGTVATIGGLLFLGFSLSSYFYPPL encoded by the exons ATGAAACCGCATCTTAATTACGGTTTCCTCATCCTCTTCCTTTTCCTCACTGCATCTCGCCTTTACGCACAG GATGTTGCTGGTGACAATGATGACGAAGATTCAACCggatctatcatagatctaggTCGCCGTAGCAAA GTTGTTGTGGAGAAACTTAAGAACAATGTTATCGGTGACAAGATTGATCCAAAAGCTGTACTAAATCTGGATTCTGGTCTGGGAGTTTTTGATGCATTCTTTGCTAGTTTTTCAATGATCCTTGTCAGTGAG ATTGGAGATGAGACTTTTATAATAGCAGCTCTTATGGCAATGCGTCATCCAAAGTCGATTGTTTTATCTGGCGCCCTCAGTGCACTGTTTGTGATGACG ATACTGTCTACAGGGCTTGGTAGGATTGTTCCAAATTTGATATCTAGGAAGCACACAAACAGTGCTGCTACAG TTCTTTATGCCTTTTTTGGGCTGCGTTTGCTCTACATAGCTTGGAGATCAGATTCAAAAGCATCCCAGAAGAAGGAGATGGAAGAG GTAGAAGAGAAACTTGAGTCTGGACAAGGAAAAACAGCTGCCCGGCGGTTCTTTTCTAGATTCTGTACGCCTATTTTCTTGGAG TCATttattttgacatttttagcaGAGTGGGGGGATCGGAGCCAGATAGCAACAATTGCT TTAGCAACGCATAAAAACGCTCTCGGGGTTGCTGTGGGGGCCACAATAGGTCACACTATCTGTACATCAGTAGCAGTTATTGGGGGAAGCATGTTggcatcaaaaatttcacaaggtaCAGTTGCAACAATAGGTGGTTTGTTATTTCTTGGGTTTTCTTTGTCATCATATTTCTACCCTCCTCTATAA
- the LOC110918364 gene encoding uncharacterized protein LOC110918364, with the protein MQSNPQSTMFLHTLLFFLLTGLHFSHATEPPPVAAETMMVPLIEPGKGGMMMGLVLNDSRRKLGSFKICSLCTCCSGGGGGGGGGGGGKGYCLPSPCCYAINCNIPNRPFGFCSFTPKTCNCFGCHL; encoded by the exons ATGCAATCTAACCCACAATCCACCATGTTCCTTCACACCCTTCTCTTCTTCCTCCTCACCGGACTTCACTTTTCCCAT GCGACTGAACCACCACCGGTGGCGGCGGAGACAATGATGGTCCCATTGATAGAGCCCGGAAAGGGGGGAATGATGATGGGTTTGGTGTTAAATGACAGTCGCCGGAAACTTGGGAGTTTCAAGATTTGTTCACTGTGTACTTGCTGCtccggcggtggcggtggcggtggcggtggtggtggtggtaaagGGTATTGTTTGCCTTCACCTTGTTGTTATGCTATCAATTGCAATATTCCAAATAGGCCTTTTGGCTTTTGCTCTTTTACTCCAAAGACTTGTAATTGCTTTGGGTGTCATCTTTGA